The following proteins are co-located in the Cutaneotrichosporon cavernicola HIS019 DNA, chromosome: 3 genome:
- the CBR1 gene encoding uncharacterized protein (Oxidoreductase FAD-binding domain) translates to MEEIITKLQPYAKEIGAALVVILLAILFLGGKKADEPVLHPTDFRQFKLVKKTQLTHNTARYRFGLPKETDSLGLPIGQHISIQANIDGKNVMRSYTPTTLDNDKGYFELVVKTYPQGNISKYLAGLQVGDSVQVRGPKGKFNYSKDLSPHLLMIAGGTGLTPMFQIIKSSLADPNDKTEMALVYANVEENDILLRDELNNLIATSNGRLKVYHVLNKVPDIWQGGQGFITKEIIKNHMHHGGVASGSKVLLCGPPPMMTAMKGHLKEIGYPAPRAVSKLDDQVFLF, encoded by the exons ATGGAGGAGATCATCACAAAGCTTCAGCCTTACGCCAAGGAGATCGGCGCTGCCCTtgtcgtcatcctcctagccatcctcttcctcg GTGGCAAGAAGGCGGACGAGCCGGTTCTCCACCCGACTGATTTCCGCCAGttcaagctcgtcaagaAGACGCAGTTGACTCACAACACTGCTCG GTACCGCTTCGGCCTTCCCAAGGAGACCGacagcctcggcctcccGATCGGCCAGCACATCTCCATCCAGGCCAACATCGACGGCAAGAATGTCATGCGCAGCTACAcgcccaccaccctcgacaacgacaaGGGCTACTTTGAGCTCGTGGTCAAG ACCTACCCCCAGGGCAACATCTCCAAGTacctcgccggcctccaGGTTGGCGACTCTGTGCAGGTTCGCGGCCCCAAGGGCAAGTTCAACTACTCAAAGGACCTCTCGCCCCACCTCCTCATGATCGCTGGCGGCACCGGTCTCACTCCCATGTTCCAGATTATCAAGTCCTCCCTTGCCGACCCCAACGACAAGACTGAGATGGCTCTCGTGTACGCCAACGTTGAGGAGAACGACATTC TCCTCCGTGACGAGCTCAACAACCTCATCGCCACTTCGAACGGTCGTCTCAAGGTCTACCACGTTCTCAACAAGGTCCCTGACATCTGGCAGGGTGGCCAGGGATTCATCACCAAGGAGATCATCAAGAACCACATGCATCACGGCGGCGTTGCATCGGGCTCCAAGGTCCTCCTCTGTGGCCCTCCCCCAATGATGACGGCGATGAAGGGCCACCTCAAGGAGATCGGGTACCCGGCGCCCCGTGCCGTCTCGAAGCTGGACGACCAGGTCTTCCTCTTCTAG